In the genome of Salinispirillum sp. LH 10-3-1, one region contains:
- a CDS encoding MFS transporter — translation MLILGSRGYRRAVSALCLGSVLVFANLYAIQPLLPTLAAEFELTALQASYSFSITTLTLGLSLLVYGGLSDALGRKPLMIGSLIGVVLTIVMLSQVRSYIDLMILRAVLGLFLGGLPAIAIAYMGDEFERPALIVAVGFYISANTVGGISGRLIGGFVGEWLGWSAVFMVMAGFSALLLALFVVLLPNAQRFSARPIHLGQILSDLYGHLRNPLILMACLIGGFNFFIFINQYSYVTFLLAAPPYNLSSSWLGLLFLTYLTGTFGSAISGRVAQRIPQPLCMVLGIGILILGSVTTLLPSLAGIVAGFFISAFGLFFTQATASSWVSQQALQAKASASALYLLSYYLGATAGGFYLYPFWHWAAWQGVIIGSIIVLLGTLSCAILLFMKTHRRVVT, via the coding sequence TTGCTTATATTAGGCAGTAGGGGCTACCGGCGCGCAGTCTCGGCGTTATGCCTGGGCTCCGTGCTGGTGTTTGCCAACCTCTATGCAATACAGCCGCTGCTGCCTACGTTGGCCGCAGAGTTCGAGCTGACGGCGCTGCAAGCCAGCTACAGTTTCTCCATCACCACCCTGACACTTGGTTTATCCCTGCTGGTATACGGTGGGCTGTCTGATGCCTTAGGCCGCAAGCCATTGATGATTGGTAGCCTGATCGGTGTGGTTTTGACCATCGTAATGCTGTCACAGGTGCGTAGCTACATTGACCTAATGATCCTGCGGGCCGTCTTAGGGCTATTTTTGGGCGGGTTACCGGCCATTGCCATCGCCTACATGGGCGATGAGTTTGAGCGGCCAGCCTTGATCGTCGCGGTTGGTTTCTACATTAGTGCCAATACGGTGGGTGGAATCAGCGGGCGCTTGATCGGTGGGTTTGTGGGTGAGTGGCTAGGGTGGTCTGCGGTCTTTATGGTGATGGCAGGGTTCAGTGCGTTGCTACTGGCCCTGTTCGTCGTACTGCTACCAAACGCCCAGCGTTTTTCTGCACGACCGATCCATTTGGGTCAGATATTAAGTGATTTATACGGACATCTACGTAACCCATTGATTTTAATGGCTTGTCTAATTGGCGGATTCAACTTCTTTATCTTCATTAACCAGTACAGTTACGTGACTTTTTTGTTGGCTGCGCCACCTTACAATTTGTCGTCTAGCTGGCTCGGTCTGTTATTTCTGACCTACCTAACAGGCACCTTCGGTTCAGCGATTTCCGGCCGGGTGGCGCAACGCATCCCGCAACCGCTGTGTATGGTGTTAGGCATCGGCATTCTGATACTGGGGTCGGTAACCACGTTATTGCCCAGTTTGGCGGGCATAGTGGCTGGGTTCTTTATCAGCGCATTCGGCTTATTTTTTACCCAAGCCACCGCCAGCAGTTGGGTTAGCCAACAGGCATTGCAGGCTAAAGCCAGCGCATCTGCGCTCTATTTGCTATCTTACTACCTTGGCGCTACCGCCGGTGGGTTCTACCTCTATCCGTTCTGGCATTGGGCTGCGTGGCAAGGCGTTATCATTGGGTCAATAATCGTATTGTTGGGCACCTTAAGTTGTGCCATTCTGCTTTTTATGAAAACGCATCGTCGGGTAGTGACCTGA
- the hflD gene encoding high frequency lysogenization protein HflD: MAEHSIHEQALALGGVLQAALLVEQIARRGMCPQEDIATAVHGILNTNPDSTLAVFGSEANIREGLKSLRILLSREQPTVHSDVIRYTMSLLHLEGKMQRKTDMLQTLGKLIAQSQDRLAYFQEPHHDAVVGSLARAYQDTLSKLNFRIQVTGNPSYLNQQRHADQIRMLLLFGVRSALLWRQCGGRRWQLLLRRRKLLQATQDILTGHTVP, encoded by the coding sequence ATGGCTGAACACAGTATTCATGAACAGGCGCTTGCGTTGGGCGGTGTGTTACAAGCCGCTTTGCTGGTCGAGCAAATTGCGCGGCGCGGTATGTGCCCGCAAGAAGATATTGCTACCGCCGTGCATGGCATCCTCAATACGAACCCTGATTCCACTCTGGCGGTGTTTGGCAGCGAAGCTAACATTCGTGAAGGCTTAAAATCGCTGCGCATCCTGCTCTCGCGTGAGCAACCCACAGTACACAGTGATGTCATTCGTTACACCATGAGCCTCCTTCACCTCGAAGGAAAGATGCAGCGCAAGACAGACATGCTGCAAACTCTCGGCAAGCTCATTGCACAGAGCCAGGATCGCCTGGCCTACTTCCAAGAGCCTCACCATGACGCAGTGGTTGGTTCGCTGGCTCGTGCCTATCAAGACACACTTAGCAAGCTGAATTTTCGTATTCAGGTGACTGGCAATCCCAGTTACCTCAACCAACAACGGCATGCCGATCAAATTCGCATGCTGCTGTTGTTCGGCGTTCGCAGTGCGCTGCTTTGGCGGCAGTGTGGCGGACGTCGTTGGCAATTACTGCTGCGGCGGCGCAAATTGCTGCAAGCAACCCAGGATATATTAACCGGACATACAGTCCCCTAG
- the fabV gene encoding enoyl-ACP reductase FabV encodes MIIKPKVRGFICTTAHPTGCAANVQEQIDYVVKQGVQGTGPKNVLVLGCSTGYGLASRIVSAFGYGANTLGVMFEKPATETKTGSAGWYNTRAFEDKAAAKGIYAKTFNMDAFSNEAKDEVIAEIKASMGKIDLVVYSLASPRRKDPNSDTIYNSTLKPIGEAVTRKTLNTDTKQVTEVTLEPATQEEIDATVKVMGGEDWELWLNALDAAGVLADNVQTTAYTYIGKELTWPIYGKATIGKAKEDLDRAAKAINATLSKKYQGSARVSVLKALVTQASSAIPVMPLYISLLYKVMKAQGTHEGCIEQIHQLLSGEYYSGKALTLDDQGRVRVDLKELDDSVQNEVERLWHQCTTDNVMELSDFAGYQEEFFKLFGFGFDSVDYEQDVNPQV; translated from the coding sequence ATGATTATTAAACCAAAAGTACGCGGCTTTATTTGTACCACTGCTCACCCCACTGGCTGTGCTGCCAACGTACAAGAGCAGATCGACTACGTGGTCAAGCAGGGTGTACAGGGAACTGGCCCTAAAAACGTATTGGTTTTGGGTTGTTCCACGGGCTATGGTTTGGCTTCACGCATCGTCAGCGCTTTTGGTTACGGCGCCAACACCTTGGGTGTAATGTTCGAAAAGCCTGCCACAGAAACGAAAACGGGCTCTGCCGGTTGGTACAATACACGGGCTTTTGAAGATAAAGCAGCGGCTAAGGGTATCTATGCCAAGACATTCAACATGGATGCATTCTCGAATGAAGCCAAAGATGAAGTGATCGCCGAAATCAAAGCCAGCATGGGCAAGATCGACTTGGTGGTTTACAGCCTGGCTTCACCGCGCCGTAAAGACCCGAATTCAGACACCATCTACAATTCCACGCTGAAGCCGATCGGCGAAGCAGTGACTCGTAAAACACTGAACACCGATACCAAGCAGGTAACGGAAGTGACGTTGGAGCCAGCCACACAGGAAGAAATCGATGCGACCGTTAAGGTAATGGGCGGAGAAGATTGGGAATTGTGGCTGAACGCATTAGACGCTGCTGGCGTACTGGCGGACAACGTACAAACCACCGCCTATACCTACATTGGTAAAGAACTGACGTGGCCCATCTACGGCAAAGCCACCATTGGTAAGGCCAAAGAAGATCTCGATCGTGCAGCCAAGGCCATCAATGCCACGCTGTCTAAGAAATACCAAGGCAGTGCCCGCGTTTCTGTATTGAAAGCACTGGTCACTCAGGCTTCATCAGCGATTCCGGTCATGCCGCTGTACATTTCGTTGCTGTACAAAGTAATGAAAGCGCAGGGCACGCACGAAGGCTGTATAGAGCAGATTCACCAATTGCTGTCCGGTGAGTACTACTCTGGCAAAGCACTGACATTGGATGATCAGGGCCGCGTACGAGTCGACTTAAAAGAATTGGACGACAGCGTACAGAACGAAGTAGAGCGCCTGTGGCATCAGTGTACCACCGACAACGTGATGGAATTGTCAGACTTCGCGGGCTACCAGGAAGAGTTCTTTAAGCTGTTTGGTTTTGGCTTTGACTCTGTTGATTACGAGCAAGATGTCAATCCGCAAGTGTAA
- a CDS encoding DUF6586 family protein produces MRNFNRHHFRAQRLLELQQATPEDTVALLDEAVTWQLYRTYLSLLQELCHNYRIGGTIVGDLWDEGAFLQALRTYNASMYELNILEEARGQVDHWLYQLLACWRALWSESAGQTTLASNAIITSASNEAADWQQDALHGLKDWADAFREHSQTY; encoded by the coding sequence GTGCGCAATTTCAATCGCCACCATTTCCGCGCGCAACGCTTGCTCGAACTGCAGCAAGCAACGCCTGAGGATACCGTGGCGCTGCTTGATGAAGCTGTCACCTGGCAGCTTTATCGAACCTATTTGTCCTTGCTGCAAGAACTTTGTCACAACTACCGCATCGGTGGCACCATCGTCGGCGATCTTTGGGATGAAGGCGCTTTTTTACAGGCGTTACGCACCTACAACGCCAGCATGTATGAATTGAACATACTGGAAGAGGCTCGGGGGCAAGTAGATCACTGGCTGTATCAACTGTTGGCCTGTTGGCGTGCGCTCTGGTCAGAGAGTGCCGGGCAAACAACATTAGCGTCGAACGCAATCATTACCAGTGCATCAAATGAAGCAGCCGATTGGCAGCAAGATGCACTGCACGGATTAAAAGACTGGGCGGATGCTTTCCGTGAGCACAGTCAGACTTATTAA
- a CDS encoding cupin domain-containing protein: MMLFNQMPMEEFLRDYWQKKPCLFRQALPDFHSPLSPDELAGLALEDEIESRLVIEHGDTPWQLRRGPFSEDDFARLPESNWTLLVQAVDQWVPEVKVLLEEFSSLPSWRLDDIMISFAPQGGSVGPHFDQYDVFLVQVEGDRHWDIGQMCDHTTALHPDSDLKIITELARTDGWDLNPGDVLYLPPGLAHHGVALNNCLTYSVGFRAPDAVEALQGLAQRLDLEPDVDSLRYSDTDLGIDEPSHTITPEALTRLRALLKRATGRDEALADWLGAYMTQNKYDLFDWADVPDDAVELSDSALVVKALPTRMAVYNERFYVNGRVFPLQPEDRELVKALIEDDHWSWGTLTGLTHSDSARDTLDMLILSGSLELPEEEAFAAPTTQQ, from the coding sequence ATGATGCTTTTTAACCAAATGCCAATGGAAGAGTTCTTACGCGACTACTGGCAAAAAAAGCCATGCTTGTTTCGCCAAGCATTGCCCGACTTCCACTCTCCGCTGTCACCCGATGAATTAGCCGGATTGGCCTTAGAAGACGAAATTGAAAGTCGTTTGGTGATCGAACACGGGGATACCCCTTGGCAGTTACGCCGCGGCCCCTTCAGTGAAGATGACTTCGCGCGACTCCCGGAATCGAACTGGACCCTGCTCGTTCAGGCGGTGGATCAATGGGTGCCGGAAGTTAAAGTACTACTTGAAGAGTTCAGCAGCCTACCTAGCTGGCGCCTGGACGACATTATGATCAGCTTTGCCCCGCAAGGCGGCAGCGTTGGCCCACACTTTGACCAGTACGATGTTTTTTTGGTCCAGGTCGAAGGCGATCGTCATTGGGATATCGGCCAAATGTGTGACCACACAACGGCTCTGCATCCGGACTCCGACCTGAAGATTATAACCGAATTGGCGCGTACTGATGGCTGGGATCTCAACCCTGGTGATGTACTCTATTTACCACCCGGTTTGGCGCACCATGGCGTTGCCCTGAACAACTGCCTAACCTACTCTGTTGGCTTCCGAGCACCGGACGCAGTAGAAGCGTTGCAAGGCTTGGCGCAGCGCTTGGATCTCGAGCCTGACGTGGACAGTTTGCGCTATTCGGATACCGATCTAGGTATCGACGAACCCAGCCACACCATCACCCCAGAAGCCTTAACTCGGTTACGCGCCTTGCTTAAGCGTGCGACTGGCCGTGACGAAGCCTTGGCCGATTGGCTGGGTGCTTACATGACACAAAACAAATACGATTTGTTTGATTGGGCCGATGTGCCCGATGATGCGGTTGAACTCAGTGACTCCGCATTGGTAGTAAAAGCACTGCCAACTCGGATGGCCGTGTACAACGAACGCTTTTACGTCAATGGCCGGGTATTTCCATTGCAACCTGAAGATCGAGAGCTGGTTAAGGCACTGATTGAGGATGACCACTGGAGCTGGGGAACACTGACCGGATTAACGCACAGCGATAGCGCGCGTGATACGCTGGACATGCTGATTTTAAGTGGCAGCCTGGAACTGCCGGAAGAAGAAGCCTTCGCTGCGCCAACGACGCAGCAATAA
- a CDS encoding DUF427 domain-containing protein: MKAIWNDTVIAESDDTVVVEGNHYFPEESVNEEYLVDSDKTTVCSWKGTANYYSIVVNGETNEDAAWYYANPKSTAKGIRGYIAFWKGVQIVR; this comes from the coding sequence ATGAAAGCGATCTGGAATGATACGGTAATTGCTGAGTCCGATGACACGGTAGTGGTTGAAGGCAACCATTATTTTCCTGAAGAATCAGTGAACGAAGAATATTTAGTCGATAGTGACAAGACCACCGTGTGTTCGTGGAAGGGTACCGCTAACTACTACTCTATCGTGGTGAACGGTGAAACAAACGAAGATGCGGCTTGGTATTATGCCAACCCGAAATCAACGGCAAAGGGGATCCGAGGCTACATCGCCTTTTGGAAGGGCGTACAGATCGTCCGTTAG
- the purB gene encoding adenylosuccinate lyase, translating into MDLSALTAISPIDGRYGNKTLTLREHFSEFGLVKYRVLVEIRWLQCLANHAGISELPAFSEEANTLLNNIVVNFSVTDAQRIKDIERTTNHDVKAVEYFIKEKIADNAELQAITEFVHFACTSEDINNLSHALMLKHGVEDVMLPIMERIAAEIRALAHTHAHQPMLSRTHGQTASPTTLGKEMANVVHRLERQIAQIKRTEYLGKINGAVGNYNAHLATYPDIDWQANAASFISDLGLTFNPYTTQIEPHDYIAELYDAFARFNTILIDFDRDVWGYISLGYFKQRTIAGEVGSSTMPHKVNPIDFENSEGNLGIANAILAHLGSKLPVSRWQRDLTDSTVLRNMGVGLAHSLIGYESTLKGVSKLEVNAERLNQDLNQAWEVMAEAVQTVMRRYGIEQPYEKLKAFTRGKAITRDGMIEFIGTLDLPASEKERLLAMTPATYIGNAIAQAKSI; encoded by the coding sequence ATGGACTTATCGGCATTGACCGCGATTTCACCGATCGACGGTCGTTACGGCAATAAAACACTCACCTTGCGTGAACACTTCAGTGAGTTTGGTTTAGTTAAATACCGTGTGCTGGTAGAGATTCGCTGGCTTCAGTGTTTGGCCAACCATGCCGGTATCAGTGAACTGCCAGCGTTCAGTGAAGAGGCCAACACCCTACTGAACAACATCGTTGTGAACTTTTCAGTCACCGACGCGCAGCGCATTAAAGACATCGAACGCACCACCAATCACGATGTCAAAGCCGTTGAATATTTCATCAAAGAAAAGATTGCCGACAACGCAGAACTGCAAGCCATTACCGAGTTCGTGCATTTCGCCTGTACGTCGGAAGACATCAACAACCTGTCGCACGCATTGATGCTCAAGCACGGCGTAGAAGACGTCATGCTGCCCATTATGGAGCGTATTGCTGCCGAAATTCGTGCCCTTGCACACACCCATGCACACCAGCCCATGCTGTCACGCACGCACGGACAAACCGCCTCGCCCACTACCCTGGGTAAAGAAATGGCGAACGTTGTGCACCGTTTGGAGCGCCAGATCGCGCAGATCAAGCGCACTGAGTATCTTGGCAAAATCAACGGCGCCGTGGGTAACTACAACGCCCACTTAGCGACCTACCCTGACATTGACTGGCAAGCCAATGCGGCGTCGTTCATCTCTGACCTAGGGTTGACCTTCAACCCTTATACGACGCAGATAGAACCGCATGACTACATTGCTGAACTGTACGATGCCTTTGCTCGCTTCAATACCATTCTGATCGATTTCGACCGGGACGTTTGGGGCTATATCTCACTCGGTTACTTTAAACAGCGAACCATTGCCGGTGAAGTCGGCTCAAGCACCATGCCGCACAAGGTTAACCCGATTGATTTTGAGAACTCAGAAGGCAATCTAGGCATCGCTAATGCCATTTTGGCGCACTTGGGCAGCAAGTTGCCGGTGTCACGTTGGCAGCGCGATCTGACCGACTCAACGGTGTTGCGCAACATGGGTGTGGGTTTGGCGCACAGCTTGATTGGCTACGAATCGACACTGAAAGGCGTCAGCAAGCTGGAGGTAAACGCCGAGCGCTTGAACCAAGACTTGAATCAGGCTTGGGAAGTCATGGCAGAAGCGGTACAAACGGTGATGCGTCGCTACGGCATTGAGCAGCCATACGAAAAACTCAAGGCTTTCACGCGTGGTAAAGCCATTACCCGTGATGGCATGATTGAATTTATTGGTACGCTTGATCTACCGGCGTCTGAAAAAGAGCGCTTATTGGCCATGACACCAGCGACCTACATTGGAAATGCTATAGCACAGGCTAAGAGCATCTAG
- the mnmA gene encoding tRNA 2-thiouridine(34) synthase MnmA — translation MSLSSNERLKVIVGMSGGVDSSVSALLLMQQGYAVEGLFMKNWEEDDNTEYCTAKEDLADAQAVCDKLGIKLHTANFAAEYWDNVFEHFLEEYKAGRTPNPDILCNREIKFKVFLDYARILGADLIATGHYVRRGQGADGEAILLKGLDTNKDQSYFLHQVGEEQLAQTLFPVGEMAKPEVRRLAEQHDLITHNKKDSTGICFIGERRFSDFLKQYLPAQPGAIETPDGEVIGEHHGLMYYTIGQRQGLGIGGLKNHPEAPWFAAEKDLERNVLIAVQGIDHPLLFKNHMRLREIFWINGGSEHDHAPDLSQPLTCKHRYRQEDQDCLVIPEANGTYRVEFHQPQRAITPGQSAVFYRGKHCLGGGVIEEAWKA, via the coding sequence ATGTCACTCAGCAGTAACGAACGTTTAAAAGTCATTGTCGGTATGTCCGGCGGTGTGGATTCCTCTGTTAGCGCCCTTTTGCTGATGCAGCAAGGCTATGCAGTGGAAGGACTGTTCATGAAAAACTGGGAAGAAGACGACAACACCGAGTACTGCACCGCCAAGGAAGACCTGGCCGACGCACAAGCCGTCTGCGACAAGCTGGGGATCAAACTGCACACGGCCAACTTTGCTGCCGAGTACTGGGACAACGTGTTTGAGCATTTCCTTGAAGAATACAAGGCTGGACGTACGCCGAACCCGGATATTCTCTGCAACCGCGAAATCAAATTTAAAGTCTTTCTGGATTACGCTCGTATTCTGGGCGCTGACTTGATTGCTACCGGACATTACGTACGTCGTGGTCAAGGCGCTGACGGCGAGGCCATATTATTGAAGGGCTTGGATACCAATAAAGACCAGTCCTACTTTTTGCACCAGGTAGGCGAAGAGCAGCTGGCACAGACCTTGTTTCCCGTGGGTGAGATGGCCAAACCCGAAGTGCGCCGCTTAGCGGAACAGCACGATTTGATCACCCACAACAAAAAAGACAGCACGGGCATTTGCTTTATTGGCGAGCGCCGCTTCAGTGATTTCTTAAAACAATACCTGCCTGCACAGCCCGGGGCCATCGAAACGCCCGACGGTGAAGTCATTGGCGAACATCATGGCTTAATGTACTACACCATTGGGCAGCGCCAAGGGTTGGGCATTGGTGGTTTGAAGAACCACCCCGAGGCTCCTTGGTTTGCTGCTGAAAAGGACTTGGAGCGTAACGTGCTGATTGCCGTTCAGGGCATAGACCATCCGTTGCTGTTTAAAAACCATATGCGCTTGCGCGAAATTTTCTGGATCAACGGTGGCTCTGAACACGACCACGCGCCTGATTTAAGCCAGCCGCTGACCTGTAAACATCGCTACCGTCAGGAAGACCAAGACTGTTTGGTAATTCCTGAAGCGAACGGTACCTACCGGGTCGAATTCCACCAGCCCCAGCGCGCCATTACGCCGGGACAATCGGCAGTATTTTATCGCGGCAAGCATTGTTTAGGTGGCGGCGTGATTGAGGAGGCTTGGAAAGCATAA
- a CDS encoding NUDIX hydrolase, protein MSFHPHVTVAALIKQGERYLMVEEGDRNAAVFNQPAGHIDEGETALQACLRETLEETGWAVTLTHLIGVYVYSAPNGNTYYRFGFAALPVEQRQHTLDSDIIAAHWLTLDEINAFQEAGRLRSPLVMQLINDDLAGQQFPLSLIHEGFHVTQQ, encoded by the coding sequence ATGAGCTTCCACCCCCATGTTACTGTTGCAGCGCTGATTAAGCAGGGTGAGCGCTATTTAATGGTGGAAGAAGGCGATAGAAACGCTGCCGTATTTAACCAGCCCGCAGGCCATATTGATGAAGGTGAAACCGCTCTTCAAGCCTGTTTGCGTGAAACATTGGAAGAAACCGGCTGGGCGGTCACGCTAACGCATTTGATTGGCGTGTATGTTTACTCTGCTCCGAACGGCAACACCTATTACCGGTTTGGCTTTGCGGCGCTACCAGTCGAACAAAGACAGCATACGTTAGACTCTGACATCATTGCGGCACACTGGTTAACGCTCGATGAAATAAATGCATTCCAAGAAGCCGGTCGCTTACGCAGCCCCTTGGTCATGCAGTTGATCAACGACGATCTGGCTGGCCAGCAATTTCCATTGTCACTTATTCATGAAGGGTTTCATGTCACTCAGCAGTAA
- a CDS encoding YfaZ family outer membrane protein — translation MLKKLTLAVAAIALSSTALAGGSIDVALSDQSIRAEHGAARVGTGAYITVGGWYRQDAGSLISGGFHAIDPTNQRPELIGGIGGKGFLFKVPEENTSVAVGLGGFVRYNPPQLNGVGAEVSAYYAPPVLAFGDLVDFFDVQARLTYLVLPQARLFVGYSDSRANYERERTLDSTVTIGFRVRY, via the coding sequence ATGCTTAAGAAACTCACATTGGCGGTAGCCGCAATTGCACTTTCTAGCACTGCCTTAGCGGGTGGTTCAATCGATGTTGCCTTGTCTGACCAATCCATTCGCGCTGAGCACGGTGCTGCTCGTGTGGGTACTGGTGCGTACATCACGGTGGGTGGGTGGTATCGCCAAGACGCCGGTTCTTTGATTTCTGGTGGCTTTCATGCCATTGACCCTACCAACCAACGGCCAGAGCTGATTGGTGGTATAGGTGGCAAAGGGTTTCTGTTCAAAGTGCCTGAAGAGAATACCAGCGTGGCCGTTGGCCTGGGTGGCTTCGTACGTTACAACCCGCCGCAGTTGAACGGTGTCGGTGCAGAGGTATCTGCCTACTACGCACCGCCAGTGTTGGCTTTTGGTGATTTGGTCGACTTCTTCGATGTTCAAGCCCGTTTAACCTACTTGGTATTGCCCCAGGCCCGCCTGTTCGTCGGCTACAGTGATAGTCGGGCAAACTATGAGCGTGAACGTACACTGGATTCAACCGTTACCATCGGGTTTCGGGTCCGTTACTGA
- a CDS encoding peptidylprolyl isomerase, whose amino-acid sequence MHIEKNTVVQFHYTLSDAHGEIESSKDSDPMLYLHGHGGIIPGLEAAMEGKKEGAQFSVTIPPADAYGMPREDSIQRIPLKHLQGARKWKPGLMATVQTDQGPRQVTVVKVGLKQVDIDTNHPLAGRELTFTVDILSVRAADDDEIAHGHAHGVGGHHHG is encoded by the coding sequence ATGCACATTGAAAAGAATACCGTTGTACAGTTTCATTATACCCTCAGTGATGCGCACGGAGAGATAGAGTCGTCTAAGGACTCTGATCCCATGCTGTATCTGCATGGTCATGGCGGCATCATTCCGGGCTTAGAAGCAGCGATGGAAGGAAAAAAAGAGGGCGCACAATTCTCTGTAACCATTCCACCAGCCGATGCCTACGGCATGCCGAGAGAAGATTCCATCCAGCGCATTCCCTTAAAACACCTGCAAGGTGCGCGCAAATGGAAGCCGGGCCTGATGGCGACCGTGCAGACAGACCAAGGACCACGTCAGGTTACTGTCGTAAAAGTCGGACTGAAACAAGTCGACATAGACACCAATCACCCACTGGCAGGTCGTGAACTGACCTTTACTGTGGACATACTGTCTGTGCGTGCCGCAGACGACGATGAAATAGCCCACGGACATGCCCATGGCGTGGGTGGCCATCATCACGGATAA